Proteins from one Listeria weihenstephanensis genomic window:
- a CDS encoding cyclic nucleotide-binding domain-containing protein: MYSKDTLEIFSSNKNIIKMLKKEIKFNSYTHQERIKKGDRVELRSSYNEYVYLVTSGYMKYNHDLNYTDQYQFLISPGDIATLRLYDEMSTNRPACIALTDVVWWKIDFNFFKNVMLAEDPKNIILTYHMEVSRDKLYTNYLQNLLNSKQRVLLCILMFLDKGFHKSDNIIELPNFISYPLLAEFSSTSKTYTSDILSDLRKSEILVSTSKPWIITDVKKFMNIIEDEGVPKLY; this comes from the coding sequence ATGTATTCAAAAGACACGTTAGAAATTTTTAGTTCCAATAAAAACATTATCAAGATGCTCAAAAAAGAAATTAAGTTTAATTCATATACACACCAAGAACGAATTAAGAAAGGAGATCGCGTTGAGTTACGTAGTTCGTATAATGAGTACGTCTATTTAGTAACATCTGGCTACATGAAGTATAACCACGATTTAAATTACACGGATCAATACCAATTCCTAATAAGCCCTGGTGACATAGCCACACTAAGGCTCTACGACGAAATGTCAACAAACAGACCAGCCTGTATCGCGCTTACCGATGTCGTCTGGTGGAAAATAGATTTTAACTTCTTCAAAAATGTTATGCTGGCCGAAGATCCAAAAAACATTATTCTAACTTATCATATGGAAGTTAGTCGAGATAAACTGTACACAAATTATTTACAAAACTTATTGAACTCAAAGCAACGTGTCCTACTTTGCATTCTGATGTTTTTGGATAAAGGTTTCCACAAAAGCGATAACATTATCGAGCTTCCTAATTTCATAAGTTACCCACTTTTAGCTGAATTTTCTTCTACCTCTAAAACCTACACTTCTGACATTTTAAGCGATTTACGAAAATCAGAAATACTAGTTTCTACCAGTAAACCATGGATTATAACGGATGTGAAAAAATTTATGAATATTATAGAAGATGAAGGCGTACCAAAATTATATTGA
- a CDS encoding cyclic nucleotide-binding domain-containing protein, whose translation MESLELIGNIQEHLLNRYKNDPFANKHIELLKVKKATDIWHYVDSEKYYICFLEGAACLEERIHRSSSFGKPSLNSILLFKNEIYDIEKYFIEENSKKSLQTLTPCYIMFIEKFYIHVLLESGFPLDKQLFQNHINQVGIKMLQNKVKWLSLPADQRLYEVLKWCIHSSEETKLPKYITQDTISKISNISREYTNMLLKKLQQEGLITLHPTAIN comes from the coding sequence ATGGAAAGTTTAGAGTTGATAGGTAACATACAAGAACACTTATTGAACCGTTATAAAAATGATCCATTTGCAAATAAACATATCGAGCTATTGAAAGTGAAAAAAGCAACAGATATTTGGCATTACGTTGATAGTGAAAAATATTATATATGTTTTTTAGAAGGTGCTGCCTGTTTGGAGGAGCGAATTCATAGAAGTTCAAGTTTTGGAAAACCAAGCCTGAATAGTATATTGCTTTTTAAAAACGAAATCTACGATATTGAAAAATATTTTATAGAAGAGAATTCTAAAAAAAGCTTACAGACACTTACTCCTTGCTATATCATGTTCATCGAGAAATTTTATATACATGTATTACTTGAAAGTGGGTTTCCATTGGATAAACAATTATTTCAAAATCATATTAACCAAGTAGGAATAAAAATGTTACAAAATAAAGTGAAATGGTTATCGCTCCCAGCAGATCAGAGATTATATGAAGTTTTAAAGTGGTGTATCCATTCTTCAGAAGAAACCAAGCTACCAAAGTATATTACTCAAGATACAATTTCGAAAATTTCGAATATTTCTAGAGAATATACTAATATGCTACTCAAAAAGCTTCAACAAGAGGGATTAATAACTTTACATCCGACAGCAATTAATTGA
- a CDS encoding Crp/Fnr family transcriptional regulator, translated as MESPFMDLYGKETVKKNFSYSEFLKILLASGVPFVKQEIPNHQILLIENEPNKDVYFVEDGVILLNSNRNVVRIVGSKQIIGLNGDALVDESFYTATAISKVTAYIFSKKEVLQTLMSMQEGWLYIYLNNQENEKIMNRRYVLMRQNGEERLRDALNELAENYGISKGDYIYIPKIFTRKIIASYTNLSVKSLARIMKVLIEEGFLVYDSKQLLLSNE; from the coding sequence ATGGAATCGCCATTTATGGATCTTTATGGAAAAGAAACTGTGAAAAAGAATTTCAGCTATAGTGAATTTTTAAAGATTTTATTAGCAAGTGGAGTTCCTTTTGTGAAGCAGGAAATTCCAAATCACCAAATTTTATTAATTGAAAATGAACCAAATAAGGATGTCTACTTTGTGGAAGATGGTGTTATCTTACTTAATAGTAATAGAAACGTTGTCCGAATTGTCGGTTCGAAACAAATTATTGGTTTGAATGGCGATGCACTTGTGGATGAAAGTTTTTATACTGCCACTGCGATTAGCAAAGTTACCGCCTACATCTTTTCGAAAAAAGAAGTATTACAAACATTGATGAGTATGCAAGAAGGTTGGTTGTATATATACCTAAATAATCAGGAAAATGAAAAAATTATGAACCGCAGATACGTATTAATGCGACAAAACGGCGAAGAACGCCTGAGAGATGCGCTGAACGAACTAGCTGAAAACTATGGTATTTCAAAAGGTGACTATATATATATCCCTAAAATCTTCACTCGGAAAATAATAGCTAGCTATACAAATTTGTCAGTTAAATCATTAGCAAGAATTATGAAGGTATTAATTGAAGAGGGTTTTCTAGTATATGACTCTAAACAATTACTATTAAGTAATGAATGA
- a CDS encoding ABC transporter ATP-binding protein: MAQLSLEHIYKIYDNKVTAVEDFNLEIADKEFIVFVGPSGCGKSTTLRMIAGLEEISKGELSIDGKVMNNVAPKDRDIAMVFQNYALYPHMTVYDNMAFGLKLRKMPKAEIQTRVEHAANILGLTEYLKRKPSALSGGQRQRVALGRAIVRDAKVFLMDEPLSNLDAKLRVQMRAEITKLHLQLNTTMIYVTHDQTEAMTMATRIVIMKDGVIQQVGSPKQVYDHPVNMFVAGFIGSPAMNFFKGKLNGTQFVGDDFTIEVPEGKLKVLNDKGYAGKDIVFGIRPEDIHDEPLVIEASPGSTFDAEIIVAELTGAEFMLHSKVGTHEFVARVDSRSNHEPFEKIKYAFEMSKSHFFDVDSELSIVEDGRD; this comes from the coding sequence ATGGCACAACTATCACTCGAGCACATTTATAAAATATACGATAACAAAGTAACAGCAGTAGAGGATTTCAACTTGGAGATCGCGGACAAGGAGTTCATCGTTTTCGTTGGACCATCTGGTTGCGGTAAATCAACGACACTCCGCATGATCGCAGGGCTTGAAGAAATTTCAAAAGGCGAACTAAGCATTGACGGCAAAGTCATGAACAACGTCGCACCGAAAGACCGCGACATCGCAATGGTTTTCCAAAACTACGCGTTATATCCACATATGACAGTATACGATAACATGGCATTCGGTCTAAAACTCCGCAAAATGCCAAAAGCCGAAATCCAAACACGCGTAGAGCACGCTGCCAATATCTTAGGCTTAACCGAGTACTTAAAACGTAAACCAAGCGCACTATCTGGTGGACAACGCCAACGCGTAGCTTTAGGCCGTGCCATCGTTCGTGACGCAAAAGTCTTCTTAATGGATGAGCCGTTATCGAATCTAGACGCGAAACTACGTGTACAAATGCGTGCCGAAATCACGAAACTACATTTACAATTAAACACAACAATGATCTATGTAACCCATGACCAAACCGAAGCGATGACAATGGCGACACGTATCGTTATTATGAAAGACGGCGTTATCCAACAAGTCGGTTCACCAAAACAAGTATACGATCACCCAGTAAACATGTTCGTTGCCGGTTTCATCGGAAGCCCAGCAATGAACTTCTTTAAAGGTAAACTAAACGGAACACAATTTGTCGGCGATGACTTCACAATTGAAGTTCCGGAAGGTAAGCTGAAAGTGTTGAATGACAAAGGCTATGCTGGCAAAGATATCGTTTTTGGTATTCGTCCAGAAGATATTCACGATGAGCCGCTTGTTATCGAAGCAAGCCCAGGTTCTACTTTTGACGCTGAAATTATCGTTGCCGAGCTTACAGGCGCTGAGTTCATGCTCCACTCTAAAGTTGGTACACATGAATTTGTTGCACGTGTTGACTCGCGCTCGAACCACGAACCATTCGAGAAAATTAAATACGCGTTTGAGATGTCTAAATCGCATTTCTTCGATGTAGATAGTGAACTTTCGATTGTGGAAGATGGTCGTGACTGA